Proteins encoded by one window of Vigna radiata var. radiata cultivar VC1973A chromosome 5, Vradiata_ver6, whole genome shotgun sequence:
- the LOC106759644 gene encoding protein NETWORKED 4B: protein MENSENSSVGFDDQEIVSGTPYYTPYPKHLLPKSGLQSINIEFSPSSGGDSSVASMKEGSRSPSSSSSSSSASEQQIQIVGEEKTDEISWETESRSYDELLKEFLKNEEELKISNFKLKISEEEIDKLKIQIEKSEVQLNNALVESQVKEENRKYEKEHVLELQKKTVDLETHVSDCSLKIEKLVAQLKLSEEHLKISNDEIDRLEEELNSRTSGTRELEGQLEVAQQNVVTLECQLDSERKKIRDLEDRLTWYKDNETNNELEVQKLKAEMLDAEAHFSLVKNQMHSDIARLSEENIQLGSRLEEYESRSHMLENKSRQIEAERLKMEEQFVSQQTVLHGEISCLKEELNQRRHEVEAVNREFDQHKQKYDMVMTEKDEANAKIHNLMAETRHRDNHIANMERELIQLREQKAELIRGSAATLNVVNELKVKVDELEKEVTRQNSVISDRAEEKREAIRQLCFSIEHYRSGYKELLQAYAGQKRHAVAAS, encoded by the coding sequence ATGGAGAACTCTGAAAATTCTAGTGTAGGTTTCGATGATCAAGAGATTGTATCGGGTACACCATACTATACCCCCTATCCGAAACACTTGTTGCCGAAATCTGGCcttcaatcaatcaatatagAGTTTTCCCCTAGCTCTGGTGGTGATAGTTCTGTGGCTTCTATGAAAGAGGGCTCTAGATCACCTTCCTCTTCGTCGTCGTCATCTTCAGCTTCAGAGCAACAAATTCAAATTGTTGGGGAGGAAAAAACAGATGAGATATCCTGGGAGACTGAGAGTAGAAGTTATGATGAACTGCTTAAAGAATTCCTCAAAAATGAGGAAGAGCTGAAAATTTCCAACTTTAAACTTAAGATCTCAGAAGAAGAGATTGACAAgttgaaaattcaaattgaaaaaagtgAGGTTCAGCTTAATAATGCATTGGTAGAATCACAAGTAAAAGAGGAAAATCGTAAGTATGAAAAAGAACATGTGCTGGAGTTGCAGAAAAAGACTGTTGATTTGGAGACACATGTTTCAGATTGCAGCCTCAAAATTGAGAAGTTAGTCGCACAGCTAAAGCTTTCTGAAGAACACCTTAAGATatcaaatgatgaaattgataGGTTAGAAGAGGAACTTAATAGCAGGACATCTGGTACTCGGGAGCTGGAAGGTCAGCTTGAAGTAGCACAGCAAAATGTGGTCACATTAGAATGCCAACTTGATTCAGAGAGAAAGAAGATTCGGGACTTAGAAGACAGGCTTACATGGTACAAAGATAATGAAACCAATAATGAACTTGAGGTGCAGAAATTGAAGGCGGAAATGCTTGATGCCGAAGCACACTTCTCATTGGTGAAAAATCAGATGCATTCTGATATTGCACGTTTATCAGAGGAGAACATACAACTGGGCTCTAGACTTGAGGAATATGAATCTAGAAGCCACATGTTAGAAAACAAATCAAGGCAAATTGAAGCTGAAAGACTGAAAATGGAAGAGCAGTTTGTTTCCCAACAAACTGTTTTGCATGGTGAAATCAGTTGTTTGAAGGAAGAACTTAATCAGAGAAGACACGAAGTTGAAGCTGTGAATAGGGAATTTGACCAGCACAAGCAGAAGTACGATATGGTCATGACTGAAAAAGATGAGGCCAACGCTAAGATTCATAACCTTATGGCTGAGACAAGACATCGAGACAATCATATTGCTAACATGGAAAGAGAGTTAATCCAGCTACGCGAACAAAAGGCTGAGCTGATCAGAGGATCTGCTGCTACACTGAATGTGGTAAATGAGTTGAAAGTGAAAGTTGATGAGCTTGAAAAAGAGGTGACTCGGCAGAATTCTGTGATCTCTGACAGGGCTGAGGAGAAGAGGGAGGCCATCCGGCAACTATGCTTTTCAATTGAGCACTACAGGAGTGGATATAAAGAACTTCTTCAAGCATATGCTGGGCAAAAGCGTCATGCAGTTGCAGCTTCCTAA